The genomic window ATAGTATTCAACACACATCCTTACAATTCTTAGGATAGATTAAGCAGGGCGTCCCAATCTTTTATAGCAGTAGCAGTACTCTTTTTTCATCAATTGGAATTCGTTGCTAAAGCTTCACCACTCAAAAAAGTATAATTTCTttttcggaaaaaaaaaaaaaaacaaaagaatagAATTCTGCACATATTACTCCTATCACAACCATCATGTATGAATGACAGCATACGAGGTGCCGTCACAGCAGGCAAAGATAAAATCCCAATGCACAAGAGATAACAAATGGATGGAGAAGGATTGAGATCTGACCTCTTTTGCTCCATAACTGTCTGTCCTCCATTTATAAGGCATGTCCAGCGCTTTGGAGCTATATGAGGTGGATGATGTATCTGAAACAACCTAATAACATAACACTGAGCAATCTGAAGGCAATAATACCAAAGCATGAGAGCTTATATCAATGCATGCAACAAAACAAGAGCAAATCCCCAAACTAATGTGGGTTCCACAGATGGAAGATGTTTATCATATGTAGGGCGTGAGGGGGATCTATacctatataatatatatatacagttgGAATAGGGAATttaaaagaaggaaaaggaaaaggaaaaggaaaaggaaaagaacaTTGGTTTGGATACATCCTTCCCTTCTTTCCACCCCCACTCATGCCAAGTACCCCAATGCTTTTTGATGCTCCAACAAGCCAAGTAagcgcaaaaaaaaaagaaagaatcttTGAACCTTCCTCTCATTCAGTTCAGTGTCCATCCCAATTCCAGGGATAGAGCTCATGAGGGTGTATAATGATGTCCTCGATCCCTTCACATTCTCCTCCTTTCAAGTCTCACATGGCAGGATCCGATGGTTTACTGCTGCTCGTTGCCCGGCGAGGAGGTGGCCCTCGAAGGATCGGGGCCGCCCTGCGGAGATTCGAGGAGAGGGAGCACCGACCGGGGTCGCATCTGGCGCCGGTTTAGAGAGAGACCATTGCCGCCGTCGGCACCACCGTCCGATCCAGGACAGTCGAGGTTCACCCCGAACAGCCTCACCCGTTTGGTCGTCGTCGGCCCATGGACGAGCGGATCCAAAACCATCGGCACGCCGGCGACCGCTCCATCACCGCCGCCTGGTTGCACCCCAGGCTGCGGCGAACCGACCGCTGCCGATCGAAAGAAAAGGAACTGCCCGCCACCGGGTCTCGCGACATTGTACCCGTACAGCTGGCCGCGGCCATAGTCGTGGACCGTGGCAGCTGGGGGGATGAAGAGCCGGCTACCCCACGGGCCCACCGACCGGGCCAGCGAGATACCCGGGAGGGGGAGGGGAAGGCGCGGCGGGAGGAGCGGTGGGTCGTGGGCCTCAGGCCGTCGCCTCCAGTCGATGAAGAAGCGGTCGCGGCCGGCTTCGCCGACGCCTCTGCAAAACGAGACAGTATCCCCGGCATCAAGCCTCTTCTCCTTGACAAAGCGGCTCCACCCCTTGGTCATCACGTAGCTCTGGCTGCTGTTCCAGTAGGAGTAGCGGAAGCGCCATGACTTCCCAGTCCGGTCCTCGAAGCACAGCAGCAGCCCCTTCTCGTTGGCCGACGCGTCGAGGGGGAAATACTTCTCGGCGTGCTGCTTCGGGATCACCAGCCGGTTGAGCTTGCCGACGTCGCTCGGCGTCACCACCTTGTCGAACATGTGCTCCTTCTCCACATAAGGAGCATCGCCGCCGCCGGCGCCGCCGCTCCCGGATGCTACGTCGGTCCATCGGGAGGCAGTGCAGGAAGAGGTTGGGGAGGAAGAAGAACAGGAGGAAGGAATAAAAGGAGGGCGCTTGGAGTCATCATCATCCCTGCTGTAAAACCCATCTCCTCTTCCTTGTGTGAACTCCATCTTATCTCTTGACTTTGAGGTCTGAAAGACTTGAGGAACCAAAAATAAATAACCAGTACTCCTACCGCTACTAGCAGTACTCACCTGTGGTACAATAGATCTTTCTCTTTCCTGTCTTTCTTTCTGTatcctttttctttccttctctctacTGTGGTTGATGATTTCTGCTGTGAGTGAGATCTGATGAGAGGCCGAGGAAGAAAGAATCAAAGGGGGGTCGGTGCCTTTAGATTTGACCAGAAATCAGTGAGGCCTGGAGATTAGGCGGGCTTCCATTGACCCCTTTTGGGGGGATAGATGGGATGCGGGTGGTTTTCTGGCGCTGCAAACCGACTGCCCTAGAAGGTTCCCCGAAGAGGGGTGGGGGGTATTTTAGCTTCCAACAAACGAAATAGGAAGATGGAAAGAAGCAcggttggagagagagagagagagagagagagagagagagttagagAGAGGAAAGGTTGGATAGTATTGTAGCTTTATAAAGATGGGGATAGAGgaaggagggagggggagagagaggaggtgggggggaggggaggggaggggaccCATGAATTATCTGGTTGGGCTCATGTGAGCTTGTCCTTTTCATCGTTTGGGGATTTATATGGCTCGCGATAGCCGGTTGTTCTAGAGAGCGTGAGCTTAAGACTGATTTGGCCTTGTGTGTCAGAAAATTAAAAGAATAACATTATGTACACATATACTACTACAGAGGGATATAAATAAACAAAATTATACAATATCCCAACTAGTATATTatgatggttttttttttttttttttttttttttttttaatgcaataCGAAGGGAAGAGCAGTGTAATGATGCTTGCTGGAAGCAGTCCGAATGGTGCTGGTGGAGGGAGAGGCCGGGTTTGTTTTTGGGTGCTTTGACTTCTAGAGAACGAGGTAGGTTTGTACCAGCGTTAGCTAAAGACTGTAACTACAGGGAGAATGGGAGGGCGGGGAGTATTTTCTCCCACCCACCTGACCCttctttttaatttaaaaaaaaatcttagcccTCCCTCTCTGCCTGGACCCATGGACGAAGAAAAGATTCCACAAGGTGGAGGAAGAGCAACATGTGATTTTGTAAAGATATGATGTAATCGAAACATGTGATTTTGAGATGGCAACAACACCAAATGCACAATTTTAATATTATTGTGATTGATGTATACAAGGGAGAAGGAGATCAGCATCTCTATCCGGTGTACTCACCTCCTGGGCCTGGCCCTTCTCTCTCACCACTTGGTTTGGACGGTAGGGCTTTCTCACCTTTTTTGTCCATGATGAGTTGTTGGGGCTTTTCCATCTGATAACTTGGACGGGGTCAGATGATAGGCCTAATCAAAGAGATAATGCAGGAAATGATATATAAAACAACGCATTTGGTGGTTCAAAAGATGCGGGcattacttaaatttttttttttgttatttgaaGAATGGAGTTTCTACTAAGGTGTGGAATATGTGTCGGTATTGGCAACCCAATGCTGTCGTTTATCAGGTTATTGTGGGTCATTTTAGAAATTCTATTGGAAGTgtgtcacctttttttttttgttcgggaAATGCAGCCGTTTAAGTGCTACCGTCTTGAACAAGGCCATGTCATATTCTCATTGGACATTTTCTTAATTAAGTCTTTAGTGGATCAAATATATATCTAAGTCCGCAAACCCCCACCCTGCGCTCATGTGTGTTTTTATGTTTGGTTATTGAATATCACAGAAGGATAGAGGTTATATCTTTCGCACAAGGCATTTATCTTCCTTTGCACGAAACCACCATTAAATTGCATAatgattattttaatatatagcaTAATATGGATTATTTAGAGTCAAGTCTTTCTCAATCATGATGCGCTTATGATTAGATCTTTTTAGTAGAAAATAGGCTTGAACATTTTTGTAGGTAAAATGAAGGCTTGAATATCAAAGATAAAATGAATGCAAACACAaccattttatatattatatatatatatatatatataggcaatATAGCATAATATGAATTATTTAGAGTCAAATCTTTCTCAATCATGATGCGTTTATGATTAGATCTTTTTAGTAGAAAATAGGCTTGAACATTTTTGTAGGTAAAATGAAGGCTTGAAT from Elaeis guineensis isolate ETL-2024a chromosome 4, EG11, whole genome shotgun sequence includes these protein-coding regions:
- the LOC105043248 gene encoding B3 domain-containing protein Os02g0683500 — encoded protein: MEFTQGRGDGFYSRDDDDSKRPPFIPSSCSSSSPTSSCTASRWTDVASGSGGAGGGDAPYVEKEHMFDKVVTPSDVGKLNRLVIPKQHAEKYFPLDASANEKGLLLCFEDRTGKSWRFRYSYWNSSQSYVMTKGWSRFVKEKRLDAGDTVSFCRGVGEAGRDRFFIDWRRRPEAHDPPLLPPRLPLPLPGISLARSVGPWGSRLFIPPAATVHDYGRGQLYGYNVARPGGGQFLFFRSAAVGSPQPGVQPGGGDGAVAGVPMVLDPLVHGPTTTKRVRLFGVNLDCPGSDGGADGGNGLSLNRRQMRPRSVLPLLESPQGGPDPSRATSSPGNEQQ